In a genomic window of Nodosilinea sp. E11:
- a CDS encoding diguanylate phosphodiesterase translates to MSPLIHIIYSSAATRPFQDDELVELLANSRAKNAQLGITGMLLYDNGSFFQVLEGAPEAVDQLYQTIAQDERHTKAVVIIREPIPKRSFGEWTMGFSTISSQELDQIIGLNDFFATGSSFTQINSGRARKLLAAFREGRWRSKVKHTSLPAGRGNPDLGTMQPATMQTTKVSFAFQPIIDVSLSNVVAYEALICGANNEEFLKISPQISEREWSHFDTNCRAIAVSMAAKLGLPCDLHLNFLARHVDDARSAIQSTLESAEKNGIDPSRIILEIDQDKLIGDSEKFARIIEDYRSAGLRIAIDHFGAGRAGLNLLEPLRPEMICLNEQLVRGIDTNGPRQAIVRGIYQTCNDLGIDLIAKQVETYDEYKWFCEEEISLIQGSLIAKPEFEKLPSATYL, encoded by the coding sequence ATGTCTCCATTAATCCATATAATTTACAGCAGCGCTGCAACTCGGCCTTTTCAAGATGATGAACTAGTAGAACTACTAGCAAATTCACGAGCCAAAAATGCTCAGCTTGGCATCACAGGCATGCTCCTTTATGACAATGGCAGTTTCTTTCAAGTTCTTGAAGGTGCTCCCGAAGCGGTCGATCAGTTGTATCAGACTATCGCTCAAGATGAGAGGCATACTAAAGCCGTTGTGATCATTCGCGAACCGATTCCAAAGCGCTCTTTTGGTGAATGGACTATGGGGTTCTCAACAATCAGCTCGCAGGAACTAGATCAAATTATTGGGTTGAATGATTTTTTCGCCACAGGCTCAAGTTTTACCCAAATTAATTCAGGACGAGCAAGGAAATTGCTAGCCGCGTTTCGTGAAGGACGCTGGCGGTCTAAAGTCAAGCACACCTCACTTCCAGCAGGCAGGGGTAATCCAGATTTAGGAACGATGCAACCAGCCACGATGCAAACGACCAAAGTTTCATTTGCATTTCAGCCAATCATTGATGTTAGTCTATCAAACGTTGTGGCATATGAGGCCTTAATTTGTGGGGCAAATAACGAAGAATTCCTAAAAATATCACCACAGATAAGCGAACGAGAATGGTCGCACTTTGACACAAACTGCCGCGCAATTGCAGTTAGTATGGCAGCCAAATTAGGGCTGCCATGTGATCTTCATCTCAACTTTCTAGCTCGCCACGTCGATGATGCACGCTCGGCTATTCAATCTACATTGGAATCTGCTGAGAAAAATGGAATTGACCCAAGTCGCATCATTCTCGAGATCGATCAAGATAAGCTAATTGGCGATTCCGAGAAATTTGCCAGAATTATTGAAGATTACCGCAGTGCTGGACTAAGAATTGCGATTGACCATTTTGGAGCTGGACGTGCAGGGTTGAATTTGTTAGAACCCTTGCGTCCAGAGATGATTTGCCTGAACGAGCAGCTCGTCCGTGGCATTGATACGAATGGTCCAAGACAAGCCATTGTTCGTGGAATTTATCAAACTTGTAATGATTTAGGCATTGATCTAATCGCAAAGCAAGTTGAAACTTATGACGAATATAAATGGTTTTGTGAAGAGGAGATCAGCCTCATCCAGGGCAGTCTCATTGCCAAGCCAGAGTTTGAGAAGCTGCCCTCTGCCACCTATCTCTAG
- a CDS encoding EAL domain-containing protein: MEPVLPQFSFAFQPIINVDTASIVAFEALVRGIDNSPALNIFQQVHEGNKYCFDEILRLKAIPLAARLGIGCNLNLNLLPRSLEVSKSAISSTLEMAAYSGIPINQITIEITESEIINNIGWFIEAVNAHRSSGVSVAIDDFGAGYSGLNLLAEFQPDSIKIDMSLIRDIHTHGPRQAIVRGIVRTCQDLGIDIIAEGVENNEEYQWCHEEGINLFQGYFFGKPGFEQLPLAFFPNYSD, from the coding sequence ATGGAACCAGTTCTACCTCAATTTTCATTCGCATTTCAACCAATTATCAATGTTGATACAGCTTCAATTGTTGCATTTGAAGCCTTAGTTCGGGGTATTGACAATAGCCCAGCTTTGAATATTTTTCAACAGGTGCACGAAGGAAACAAATACTGCTTTGATGAAATCCTTCGCCTAAAAGCGATTCCTTTGGCTGCACGTCTTGGGATTGGCTGCAATCTCAATCTCAATCTTTTGCCGCGCAGTTTAGAGGTATCTAAGTCAGCAATCTCCTCAACTCTTGAGATGGCTGCTTACTCAGGTATTCCTATTAATCAAATCACAATCGAAATAACCGAGTCTGAAATTATTAATAATATTGGATGGTTTATTGAGGCTGTTAATGCTCATCGAAGTTCTGGTGTCAGCGTTGCCATTGATGATTTTGGTGCTGGCTACTCTGGGCTGAATTTGCTAGCTGAATTTCAACCTGACAGTATCAAAATTGATATGTCACTGATACGAGATATTCACACTCACGGGCCTCGTCAGGCGATTGTTCGTGGGATTGTTCGCACCTGTCAAGATCTTGGAATCGACATCATTGCTGAAGGGGTTGAAAACAACGAAGAATATCAGTGGTGTCACGAAGAGGGGATCAACCTATTTCAAGGATATTTTTTTGGGAAGCCAGGTTTTGAGCAATTGCCACTTGCGTTCTTTCCTAACTATAGCGATTAG
- a CDS encoding caspase family protein: MPYLNRRHFLQAAGSALAAIGLSQADFLRQANQYGQVLAQGTPRKLALLVGINAYPPGVSPLRGCVTDVQMQKELLVHRFGFAPSDILTLTDENATRQNLLDAFENHLMQAQPGDVVVFHFSGHGSLVRDPDPILLPRIDRYDRVQGYNGTMLPYDARQGIQGTEVNDIMGKTLFLLMSALKTDQVTVMLDSCHSGGGTRGDLRFRAVESRLELGEAGPSQTEKDTHTYWLEQLGWSTEELKARRTAGIAKGVALGSAQANQLAADATFGRVGPGQFHAGAFTYALTRYLWQQPGSLPLERVFVDLARSTRDVARSARLDQAPVFMTAPDSSHGQQPLFFLAPKTPAAEAVVLGTNNGEIQFWLGGVSSQSLDAFEAGAIFTAIDAQGNELGQIEQTRRSGLMGYGVLQGQGRANTLTSALLRERVRGVPQDLTLRLGLDPSLGNDAAAMRASLNPIRRVEPVAVNGEESPNFLIGRMTEAGLALAATEQVQNVGALGTLGLFTLGLVPLRDSFGSPGEAVETAVNRLVPQFQVLLAGRILRSVLNSDTSDLNMTVVVQPMEGDAVGRGGSRGGRSTETIAQRLDETITPLKSGAEITITVTNYEDRRIYVGVLGIGSTGRITVLHPTDWSAPEDAALLEPGQSLTAPEHRLARSPGRDYCADPSDDFHLCLRGSGYVEMLTIASTEPLRDVLRSIQDIAGETRATRGQPMSLRETDTLNFVENLLGDIDRSTRGDFEVRGGVQAVDVTKMAAISTMIQIVEN; encoded by the coding sequence ATGCCTTACCTCAACCGTCGCCATTTTCTTCAGGCTGCCGGATCTGCTTTAGCGGCTATCGGCCTTAGCCAAGCTGACTTTTTGCGCCAGGCCAATCAGTACGGTCAGGTTTTAGCCCAGGGCACTCCTCGAAAGTTAGCCCTGCTAGTGGGAATTAACGCCTATCCCCCCGGAGTGTCGCCCCTGCGAGGCTGCGTCACCGATGTGCAGATGCAGAAAGAACTGCTAGTGCATCGGTTTGGCTTTGCCCCCAGCGATATTCTCACCCTCACCGATGAAAACGCCACCCGCCAAAACCTGCTCGACGCCTTTGAAAACCATTTAATGCAGGCACAGCCAGGGGATGTGGTGGTGTTTCATTTTTCGGGCCATGGCTCTCTGGTGCGCGATCCTGACCCGATTCTCTTGCCCCGTATCGATCGCTACGATCGCGTTCAAGGCTATAACGGCACCATGCTCCCCTACGATGCCCGCCAGGGCATACAGGGCACCGAGGTCAACGACATCATGGGCAAAACCCTGTTTTTGCTGATGTCAGCTTTGAAAACAGACCAGGTGACGGTGATGTTGGACAGTTGCCACTCTGGCGGCGGCACTCGGGGTGACTTGCGCTTTCGGGCGGTAGAGTCGCGGTTAGAACTAGGCGAAGCTGGCCCCAGTCAGACTGAAAAAGACACCCATACCTACTGGCTAGAGCAACTGGGCTGGTCTACCGAAGAACTCAAAGCACGACGCACAGCAGGGATTGCCAAGGGAGTAGCCCTGGGGTCGGCCCAGGCCAACCAACTGGCTGCCGATGCCACCTTTGGCCGGGTAGGGCCAGGACAATTTCACGCCGGGGCTTTTACCTATGCCCTAACCCGCTATCTGTGGCAGCAGCCCGGCAGCCTGCCCCTAGAGCGAGTGTTTGTTGACCTAGCCCGCTCTACCCGCGATGTGGCCCGCAGTGCTCGCTTAGACCAGGCCCCCGTTTTCATGACAGCGCCCGACAGCAGCCATGGCCAGCAGCCTTTGTTTTTCCTGGCTCCTAAAACCCCAGCGGCAGAGGCGGTGGTACTCGGTACTAATAATGGCGAGATCCAGTTTTGGCTGGGGGGGGTGTCATCTCAAAGTTTAGATGCCTTTGAAGCGGGGGCAATTTTTACGGCCATTGATGCCCAGGGCAATGAGCTGGGGCAAATCGAGCAAACCCGGCGATCAGGGTTGATGGGCTATGGGGTCTTACAAGGCCAAGGGCGTGCCAACACCCTGACCAGTGCCCTACTGCGCGAGCGGGTGCGGGGGGTGCCTCAAGATTTAACCCTCCGGTTAGGCCTCGATCCGTCCTTGGGAAATGATGCAGCGGCAATGAGAGCGAGCCTCAACCCGATCAGGCGGGTAGAGCCGGTGGCTGTCAATGGAGAAGAGAGCCCCAACTTCTTAATTGGCCGCATGACCGAAGCGGGGCTAGCCCTAGCCGCTACCGAGCAGGTACAAAATGTTGGGGCTCTAGGCACCCTGGGCCTGTTTACCCTAGGGCTAGTGCCCCTGCGCGACAGCTTTGGCTCCCCTGGGGAGGCAGTAGAAACAGCGGTAAATCGCCTGGTGCCTCAGTTTCAGGTGCTGCTAGCGGGACGGATTTTGCGATCAGTGCTCAATAGTGACACGTCTGACCTGAATATGACTGTCGTGGTGCAGCCCATGGAAGGCGATGCCGTTGGCCGAGGCGGCAGCCGGGGCGGTCGCAGCACAGAGACTATTGCCCAACGCCTAGATGAGACCATTACCCCGCTTAAGTCAGGGGCTGAGATCACCATCACCGTCACCAACTACGAAGACCGTCGCATTTATGTAGGGGTCTTGGGTATTGGCAGCACGGGACGGATTACAGTGCTCCACCCAACCGACTGGTCTGCTCCTGAGGATGCCGCGCTGCTGGAGCCGGGGCAGTCTCTGACCGCCCCAGAACACCGCTTGGCCCGCAGCCCTGGCCGCGATTATTGTGCAGATCCCAGCGATGACTTTCACCTCTGCCTGCGCGGTTCGGGCTATGTGGAGATGCTCACCATTGCCAGTACCGAGCCTTTGAGAGATGTGCTGCGGTCCATTCAAGATATTGCCGGTGAAACACGGGCTACTCGGGGTCAACCGATGAGCCTGCGGGAGACGGATACGCTGAATTTTGTGGAGAACCTGCTGGGGGATATTGACCGCAGTACCCGAGGCGATTTTGAGGTGCGCGGTGGGGTACAAGCGGTAGATGTGACCAAAATGGCAGCTATCTCGACCATGATTCAAATCGTAGAGAACTAG